Proteins co-encoded in one Chitinivorax sp. B genomic window:
- the miaA gene encoding tRNA (adenosine(37)-N6)-dimethylallyltransferase MiaA: MSQTFKQPPAIFLMGPTASGKTGAAVELFQSLPVELISVDSALVFRDMDIGTAKPDAETLARAPHHLIDLISPLEAYSAAQFRADALQLMAEITARGKVPLLVGGTMLYFKALESGLSDLPEADPAIRVELDAEAAEQGWPAMHAKLAEVDPITAARLQPGDSQRVQRALEIWRLTGEPMSTHLARQTSEPLPYQLTKLALIPSDRAVLHQRIADRFDQMLDQNFLGEMRRLQATYPGLHLDLPSMRCVGYRQAWEHLAGETNYATFRDKGIFATRQLAKRQMTWLRAMSDTIVLDCLVPDLVKQVAQHVKQAISL, encoded by the coding sequence AGTGGCAAAACCGGTGCGGCAGTTGAACTGTTTCAGTCACTGCCCGTGGAATTGATCAGCGTGGATTCCGCCCTGGTCTTCCGCGATATGGATATTGGCACGGCCAAGCCCGATGCCGAGACACTGGCCCGTGCCCCTCATCACCTGATCGACCTGATCAGCCCATTGGAAGCCTATTCCGCGGCACAATTCCGGGCTGATGCATTGCAGTTGATGGCGGAGATCACCGCACGGGGAAAAGTACCGTTACTGGTCGGCGGCACCATGCTGTACTTCAAGGCCCTGGAATCAGGCTTGTCCGATTTGCCAGAAGCCGATCCAGCCATCCGTGTGGAACTGGATGCAGAAGCCGCAGAACAAGGCTGGCCCGCCATGCACGCCAAACTGGCTGAAGTTGACCCCATCACCGCTGCCCGCCTGCAACCTGGCGATTCGCAACGGGTACAACGTGCATTGGAAATCTGGCGTCTGACTGGCGAACCGATGAGCACCCACCTGGCCCGCCAGACCAGCGAGCCTTTACCTTATCAACTCACCAAACTGGCGCTGATACCCAGCGACCGTGCCGTCCTGCATCAACGCATAGCAGATCGGTTCGACCAAATGCTGGATCAGAACTTTCTGGGCGAAATGCGTCGTTTGCAAGCCACCTACCCTGGCCTGCATCTGGATCTGCCCTCAATGCGGTGCGTTGGCTATCGTCAGGCATGGGAACATCTGGCCGGCGAAACCAACTACGCCACCTTCCGGGACAAAGGCATCTTCGCCACCCGGCAACTGGCCAAGCGGCAGATGACCTGGCTACGCGCCATGTCGGATACCATTGTGCTGGATTGCTTGGTACCGGATTTGGTGAAACAGGTAGCACAACACGTCAAACAGGCCATTTCACTCTAA